A portion of the Nitratidesulfovibrio termitidis HI1 genome contains these proteins:
- a CDS encoding ribonucleoside triphosphate reductase — MPQHIRKRDGRVETWSVDRVGHAINKALKASGIKDPLLGKRLAQRVEAKLDGVDMPEQEQVQDLVQRVLMEARLYAVAERYIIYREKRREMRSQNEAYLDVARMIESYLDRSDWRVNENSNMGHSFQGLILHMAGSVQARYVLEKYPEEIRLAHTHGYFHIHDLSFGLAGYCAGWSLRDLLLEGFNLKGRCCASPARHFDAACGQIVNFLGTLQNEWAGAQAFNNIDTYLAPFIRHDKLTYDEVKQGVQKLVYNLNTTSRWGGQSPFTNFTLDMAPPRHIANEPVIIGGEFQDSTYGDYAAEMDMFNRAFIEVMLEGDADGRIFSFPIPTYNVTPDFPWDTDTGKMLLRMTAKYGAPYFQNFINSDLNPEDVRSMCCRLQMDLREIRKRTGGLFGSGDLTGSIGVVTLNLPKFAYLAQGEEDFLDMITEYAEMARDALEYKRKLCTQMLDAGMFPFSRRYLKNGYAGHFSTIGLIGGHEACLNLLGKGIETEAGLRLMKRVLHHLRELTVRFQEETGHMYNLEATPGEGTCYRLARIDRALYEDIATSGGETPYYTNSTLLPVGFTEDVFAALEHQNELQTLYNGGTVFHSFLGEAAPDEASVKNYLLKAMQKTRIPYISVTPTFSVCQTHGYLRGEHMNCPECGEEAEVYTRVVGYYRPVSRWNLGKQQEYKERVEYGMGSFCDCGAPATEVDTKLPEPAVAD, encoded by the coding sequence ATGCCCCAACATATTCGCAAGCGCGACGGCCGCGTGGAAACCTGGTCCGTGGACCGGGTGGGACACGCCATCAACAAGGCCCTGAAGGCCAGCGGCATCAAGGATCCCCTGCTGGGCAAACGTCTGGCGCAGCGGGTGGAAGCCAAGCTCGACGGCGTGGACATGCCCGAGCAGGAGCAGGTGCAGGACCTTGTGCAGCGCGTGCTGATGGAAGCCCGCCTGTACGCCGTGGCCGAGCGGTACATCATCTACCGCGAAAAGCGCCGCGAAATGCGCAGCCAGAACGAGGCCTACCTTGACGTGGCCCGGATGATTGAAAGCTACCTCGACCGGTCCGACTGGCGCGTCAACGAAAACTCCAACATGGGGCATTCGTTCCAGGGGCTCATCCTGCACATGGCGGGTTCGGTTCAGGCACGCTACGTGCTGGAAAAGTACCCCGAGGAAATCCGCCTGGCCCACACCCACGGCTATTTCCACATCCACGACCTGTCCTTTGGCCTGGCCGGGTACTGCGCGGGTTGGAGCCTGCGCGACCTGTTGCTGGAAGGCTTCAACCTGAAGGGCCGCTGCTGCGCGTCCCCGGCGCGTCACTTCGACGCGGCCTGCGGGCAGATCGTCAACTTTCTCGGCACGCTGCAAAACGAATGGGCGGGCGCGCAGGCGTTCAACAACATCGATACCTACCTTGCCCCGTTCATCCGCCACGACAAGCTGACCTACGACGAGGTCAAGCAGGGCGTGCAGAAGCTGGTGTACAACCTGAACACCACCTCGCGCTGGGGCGGGCAGAGCCCGTTCACCAACTTTACCCTGGACATGGCCCCGCCCAGGCACATCGCCAATGAGCCGGTGATCATCGGCGGTGAGTTCCAGGATTCCACCTACGGCGACTATGCCGCAGAGATGGACATGTTCAACCGGGCGTTCATAGAGGTGATGCTGGAAGGCGACGCCGACGGGCGCATCTTCTCCTTCCCCATCCCCACCTACAACGTCACCCCCGACTTTCCGTGGGACACCGACACCGGCAAGATGCTGCTGCGCATGACGGCCAAGTACGGCGCGCCCTATTTCCAGAATTTCATCAACTCGGACCTCAACCCCGAGGACGTGCGCTCCATGTGCTGCCGCCTGCAGATGGACCTGCGCGAAATCCGCAAGCGCACCGGCGGCCTGTTCGGCTCGGGCGACCTGACCGGTTCCATCGGCGTGGTCACCCTGAACCTGCCCAAGTTCGCGTACCTGGCCCAGGGCGAGGAAGACTTCCTGGACATGATCACCGAGTACGCGGAAATGGCCCGCGACGCCCTGGAATACAAGCGCAAGCTGTGCACCCAGATGCTGGACGCGGGCATGTTCCCGTTCTCGCGCCGCTACCTCAAGAATGGCTACGCGGGCCACTTCTCCACCATCGGGCTCATCGGCGGGCACGAGGCCTGCCTGAACCTTCTGGGCAAGGGCATCGAGACCGAGGCCGGGCTGCGCCTGATGAAGCGCGTGCTGCACCACCTGCGCGAACTGACCGTGCGTTTCCAGGAAGAAACCGGGCACATGTACAACCTTGAAGCCACGCCCGGCGAAGGCACCTGCTACCGCCTTGCGCGCATCGACCGCGCCCTGTACGAAGACATTGCGACCTCCGGCGGCGAGACGCCGTACTACACCAACTCCACCCTGCTGCCCGTGGGCTTCACCGAAGACGTGTTCGCCGCGCTGGAGCACCAGAACGAGTTGCAGACCCTGTACAACGGCGGCACGGTGTTCCACTCCTTCCTCGGCGAGGCAGCGCCCGACGAGGCCTCGGTGAAGAACTACCTGCTGAAGGCCATGCAGAAGACGCGCATCCCGTACATCTCGGTCACCCCCACCTTCTCGGTGTGCCAGACCCACGGCTACCTGCGCGGCGAGCACATGAACTGCCCCGAATGCGGCGAAGAGGCGGAAGTGTACACCCGTGTGGTGGGCTACTACCGCCCGGTCAGCCGCTGGAACCTCGGCAAGCAGCAGGAATACAAGGAACGCGTGGAATACGGCATGGGCTCGTTCTGCGATTGCGGCGCGCCCGCGACCGAAGTGGATACGAAGCTGCCGGAGCCTGCCGTAGCCGACTAG
- a CDS encoding flagellin: protein MADKSLNTMLVEYSLQLMQQGMLTNSLFMGGSVGKSLRDMLLTESQTRKVTDPTAAALSGRLRADAGMLRQASSNVSEAKSIMDLANTGVTTLNAALTRMKELATGVSNGTMTYASVQAEYNSLASQITQTVASTSYNGIALLDGSAWSSDDRVTVSGGSGAIEIQSGTGSFNLALTDLSSYKNAFTSTQIDTVGKATTMVTTLSGYITTLSTISSNYAGRSTLLDSQASSLASQADIMDTAAATRAKSNESRSLEELVLDLLLRETGTITDEEA, encoded by the coding sequence GTGGCCGACAAGTCGCTGAACACCATGCTGGTGGAATATTCGCTGCAACTCATGCAGCAGGGCATGCTGACCAATTCGCTGTTCATGGGCGGGTCCGTCGGCAAGTCGCTGCGCGACATGCTGCTGACCGAAAGCCAGACCCGCAAGGTCACGGACCCCACCGCCGCCGCGCTCAGCGGACGCCTGCGGGCCGACGCAGGCATGCTGCGCCAGGCGTCCAGCAACGTGTCCGAGGCCAAATCCATCATGGACCTGGCCAACACGGGCGTGACCACGCTGAATGCCGCCCTTACCCGCATGAAGGAACTGGCCACCGGCGTTTCCAACGGCACCATGACCTACGCATCGGTGCAGGCAGAGTACAATTCGCTGGCCTCGCAGATCACCCAGACCGTGGCCTCCACCTCGTACAACGGCATCGCCCTGCTGGACGGTTCGGCCTGGAGCAGCGACGACCGGGTCACCGTGTCCGGCGGTTCCGGCGCCATCGAAATCCAGTCCGGCACCGGCAGCTTCAACCTGGCCCTGACCGACCTGTCCTCCTACAAGAACGCCTTCACCAGCACCCAGATCGACACCGTGGGCAAGGCCACCACCATGGTCACCACCCTGAGCGGGTACATCACCACCCTGAGCACCATATCGTCCAATTATGCGGGGCGTTCCACGCTGCTGGACAGCCAGGCGTCATCGCTGGCCTCGCAGGCGGACATCATGGACACCGCCGCCGCCACGCGTGCCAAATCCAACGAAAGCCGTTCGCTGGAAGAACTGGTGCTGGACCTGCTGCTGCGCGAAACCGGGACCATCACCGACGAAGAGGCCTGA
- a CDS encoding DMT family protein, translating to MPVPFALPVPVVTVGLLLLSNVFMTFAWYGHLKFKASPLMVVILVSWGIAFFEYCLQVPANRAGYGHFNAAELKTIQEIVSLSVFLVFSVLYLGEPLKWNYLVGFGLIVVATFFIFKEW from the coding sequence ATGCCCGTCCCCTTTGCCCTGCCCGTGCCGGTGGTCACCGTCGGCCTGCTGCTGCTTTCCAACGTGTTCATGACCTTCGCCTGGTACGGCCACCTGAAGTTCAAGGCCAGCCCGCTCATGGTGGTCATTCTGGTGAGCTGGGGCATCGCCTTCTTCGAATACTGTCTTCAGGTGCCCGCCAACCGCGCAGGGTACGGCCATTTCAACGCGGCAGAGCTGAAGACCATCCAGGAGATCGTTTCGCTCTCCGTGTTTCTGGTCTTCTCGGTGCTCTATCTGGGAGAGCCGCTGAAGTGGAACTATCTCGTGGGATTCGGGCTGATCGTGGTGGCCACGTTCTTCATCTTCAAGGAATGGTGA
- a CDS encoding GGDEF domain-containing protein — protein MRGRHASSVGQPDAPDAPDASGAHKVFNSAASPASPAPSASSVSPESSAVPFFAASSGLSGGEPGGPNPSGGQACDPPASLAFGVSLYEQLFRYHSAVMLLVDAVTGCIIEGNPAASVFYGYPDGALCGMSVNAIGTLEPEEQALRLADLREGRLSRFTSRHRLASGEVRDVEVHAVPVRLFERTLLYTIIHDITDRVRAEEALRRSEQHLEMVMDGAGIGSFSWHAPTDEVGCDARWGEVLGLGRVGCAPMMESWRNLVHPDDLPGLERARRRNLSGFTPRYESEYRVQGADGAWRWIQETGRVVERGGDGLPLRVAGIVRDVSVRRRAEEDRRRLFNLSPDLMCVGGMDGYFRELNPAWQEVLGWSREELLDRPWVALVHPDDRYDTMQGLDILRERGVITNVENRYLCRDGSWRWISWNSAFVPEQGLIYGVGRDITALRRMVEELRTSEARLRAMAATVPGVVLQWREVPGDRQFTYVSPRSHEILGVPPERLLQDWRALPVYPADRTVWELSLRDAVERRGDWTFEGRLVLPGGEVRWWRGEARPVHAGQSGLAELPEESGIVYCGIITDTTEHREAQERLRQLATTDGLTGLANRRRFMEALEHEVQRHRRYGTPLALISIDVDRFKRVNDTWGHAVGDEVLRSLATICRAEVRDVDTVGRIGGEEFAVLLPDTAPEEAMAVAERLRAGVQAAPLLTAAGPISVTLSLGVSASPPCDGADTLLREADRALYRAKAGGRNRVEQASRPSGDLPGELSGASGTGDDADTLLTIP, from the coding sequence TTGCGTGGCCGCCATGCCTCTTCGGTCGGCCAGCCCGATGCGCCCGATGCGCCCGATGCTTCCGGTGCGCACAAGGTTTTCAATTCCGCGGCTTCTCCCGCTTCCCCAGCGCCCTCCGCATCTTCCGTATCCCCCGAATCTTCGGCTGTCCCCTTTTTCGCGGCATCATCTGGCCTGTCCGGGGGTGAGCCCGGCGGGCCGAACCCGTCGGGCGGGCAAGCCTGCGACCCTCCGGCGTCACTGGCCTTTGGCGTCTCGCTGTACGAGCAGTTGTTCCGGTACCATTCGGCGGTGATGCTGCTGGTGGACGCGGTAACGGGCTGCATCATCGAAGGCAACCCGGCGGCCTCCGTCTTTTACGGCTATCCGGATGGGGCGCTGTGCGGCATGTCCGTCAACGCCATCGGCACCCTGGAACCGGAAGAGCAGGCGCTGCGGCTGGCCGACCTGCGCGAGGGGCGGCTGTCGCGCTTCACTTCGCGCCACCGCCTGGCCTCGGGCGAGGTGCGCGACGTAGAAGTGCATGCCGTGCCGGTGCGCCTGTTCGAACGCACCCTGCTGTACACCATCATCCACGACATCACCGACCGGGTCCGTGCCGAGGAAGCCCTGCGCCGCAGCGAGCAGCATCTGGAAATGGTCATGGACGGCGCGGGCATCGGCAGCTTCAGCTGGCACGCGCCCACCGACGAGGTGGGCTGCGATGCCCGCTGGGGCGAGGTCCTGGGGCTTGGCCGGGTGGGGTGCGCGCCCATGATGGAATCGTGGCGCAACCTGGTGCATCCGGACGATCTGCCGGGGCTGGAACGGGCGCGGCGACGGAATCTTTCCGGGTTCACGCCGCGTTACGAGTCGGAATACCGCGTGCAGGGTGCGGACGGCGCGTGGCGCTGGATTCAGGAAACCGGCCGGGTGGTGGAACGCGGCGGCGACGGCCTGCCCCTGCGGGTGGCGGGCATCGTGCGCGACGTGTCCGTCCGGCGGCGCGCGGAAGAAGACCGGCGGCGGCTGTTCAACCTGTCGCCGGACCTGATGTGCGTGGGCGGCATGGATGGCTACTTTCGCGAACTGAACCCCGCCTGGCAGGAGGTGCTGGGCTGGTCCAGGGAAGAGTTGCTGGACCGCCCCTGGGTGGCGCTGGTGCACCCCGACGACCGGTACGACACCATGCAGGGGCTGGACATCTTGCGCGAGCGCGGCGTGATCACCAACGTGGAGAATCGCTACCTGTGCCGTGACGGCTCGTGGCGCTGGATATCCTGGAATTCCGCCTTCGTGCCGGAACAGGGGCTGATCTACGGCGTGGGGCGTGACATCACGGCGCTGCGGCGCATGGTGGAAGAGTTGCGCACCAGCGAGGCGCGCCTGCGGGCCATGGCGGCCACGGTGCCGGGGGTGGTGCTGCAATGGCGCGAGGTGCCGGGTGACCGGCAGTTCACCTACGTCAGCCCGCGCAGCCACGAGATACTGGGTGTGCCCCCCGAACGGTTGTTGCAGGACTGGCGGGCCTTGCCGGTGTACCCGGCGGACCGCACGGTGTGGGAACTTTCGCTGCGCGATGCCGTGGAGCGGCGCGGGGACTGGACGTTCGAAGGGCGGCTGGTGCTGCCCGGCGGCGAGGTGCGCTGGTGGCGGGGCGAGGCCAGGCCCGTGCATGCCGGGCAGTCCGGCTTGGCGGAACTGCCGGAGGAATCGGGCATCGTCTATTGCGGCATCATCACCGACACCACCGAGCATCGCGAGGCGCAGGAACGGCTGCGCCAGCTGGCCACCACGGACGGGCTGACCGGGCTGGCCAATCGCAGGCGTTTCATGGAGGCGCTGGAGCACGAGGTGCAGCGCCACCGTCGTTACGGCACGCCCCTGGCCCTGATTTCCATCGACGTGGACCGGTTCAAGCGGGTCAACGACACCTGGGGCCATGCGGTGGGTGACGAGGTGCTTCGTTCGCTGGCCACCATCTGCCGGGCAGAGGTGCGCGACGTGGATACCGTGGGGCGTATCGGCGGCGAGGAATTCGCCGTGCTGCTGCCTGACACCGCACCGGAAGAAGCCATGGCCGTGGCGGAACGGCTGCGGGCGGGCGTGCAGGCCGCACCGTTGCTGACCGCCGCCGGGCCGATCTCCGTCACCCTGAGCCTGGGCGTGTCCGCAAGCCCTCCGTGCGACGGGGCCGATACCCTGCTGCGCGAGGCGGACAGGGCGCTCTACCGGGCCAAGGCGGGTGGCCGCAACCGGGTGGAGCAGGCCAGCAGGCCGTCGGGCGACCTGCCCGGTGAATTGTCGGGCGCCAGCGGCACGGGCGACGACGCCGATACCCTGCTCACCATTCCTTGA
- a CDS encoding ABC transporter substrate-binding protein, whose product MDFASLVRAACRLGVAALAVPALLLGAGLPATTAQAADPVKIGAFFALSGPTAPVGTPTKLVAQMFVDKVNKEGGINGRPIELVLGDTEGDPTKAVLTFKRFVSEEKVVAVIGPTRTDEGMAVKRQIESAGIPTVMTVGGDPVIMEGKLGNMDFGTARHVFKSPQRSSTAVRKVLGYLKKHDLTKVALLLSGDNFGQDGERWLRSLAPEYGIEIVGTEQFKPTDVDMKTQLTALAGKGPQAVICWTIGPAGALVSKNHHALGLTMPLLQCHGLPDPAYIKLAGEASEGDLMPATKLMTWEALPDSDPQKKVIAEFVRLYRDEYKYDAQYPINTHSGYAWDALLLLVEAMRKVGTEPAKVRDALEATKGLVGVSGVFTLGPQDHNGLGEDSMVMLQVKGGKFVMVE is encoded by the coding sequence ATGGACTTCGCATCCCTGGTACGCGCGGCATGCCGATTGGGCGTGGCCGCACTGGCAGTTCCGGCGTTGCTGCTGGGCGCGGGCCTGCCCGCCACCACCGCGCAGGCTGCCGACCCGGTGAAGATCGGCGCGTTCTTCGCCCTGTCCGGCCCCACCGCGCCCGTGGGCACTCCCACCAAGCTGGTGGCCCAGATGTTCGTGGACAAGGTGAACAAGGAAGGCGGCATCAATGGCCGCCCCATCGAACTGGTATTGGGCGACACGGAGGGTGACCCCACCAAGGCGGTGCTGACCTTCAAGCGTTTCGTCAGCGAGGAAAAGGTGGTTGCCGTCATCGGTCCCACCCGCACCGACGAGGGCATGGCCGTGAAGCGCCAGATAGAGTCCGCGGGCATTCCCACGGTGATGACCGTGGGCGGCGACCCGGTGATCATGGAAGGCAAGCTGGGCAACATGGACTTCGGCACTGCCCGCCACGTCTTCAAGTCGCCCCAGCGGTCATCCACGGCTGTGCGCAAGGTGCTGGGCTACCTGAAGAAGCATGACCTGACCAAGGTGGCCCTGCTGCTTTCGGGCGACAACTTCGGGCAGGACGGCGAGCGCTGGCTGCGCTCGCTGGCCCCGGAATACGGCATCGAGATCGTGGGCACCGAGCAGTTCAAGCCCACCGACGTGGACATGAAGACCCAGCTTACCGCGCTGGCGGGCAAGGGCCCGCAGGCGGTGATCTGCTGGACCATCGGACCCGCCGGGGCGCTGGTGTCCAAGAACCACCATGCCCTTGGCCTGACCATGCCCCTGCTGCAGTGCCACGGCCTGCCCGACCCGGCCTACATCAAGCTGGCGGGCGAAGCGTCCGAGGGCGACCTGATGCCCGCCACCAAGCTGATGACCTGGGAAGCCCTGCCCGACAGCGACCCGCAGAAGAAGGTCATCGCCGAGTTCGTGCGCCTGTACCGCGACGAGTACAAGTACGACGCGCAGTACCCCATCAACACCCACTCCGGCTATGCATGGGACGCCCTGTTGCTGCTGGTGGAGGCCATGCGCAAGGTGGGTACAGAACCTGCGAAGGTGCGTGACGCGCTGGAAGCCACCAAGGGCCTGGTGGGGGTAAGCGGCGTGTTCACCCTTGGCCCGCAGGACCACAACGGCCTGGGCGAGGATTCCATGGTCATGTTGCAGGTGAAGGGTGGCAAGTTCGTGATGGTCGAATAG
- a CDS encoding GntR family transcriptional regulator, producing MARLVKQSLGQEVTRMLKRMIIDGELEPGQRLVEDRLAAELGISRTPLREALHRLEQEGLLQKRSAGGYVLRPFDAEEVEEAVQVRALLESRVAALAARRATPDQMEALRANLAAFRQAAATGDVARLAELNTAFHLLLRAAGGSLLLARLLDEIEGVVERIIRALVPLREAGEWSDHDHARIVAAVVAGDADAAAEAMRAHVLHGGEAVLDTLRQPDGGPDGVKDGRPDGAADATPGNAPARRPSGKAASKRS from the coding sequence ATGGCGAGACTGGTCAAGCAGTCGCTGGGGCAGGAAGTGACGCGCATGCTCAAGCGCATGATCATCGACGGCGAGCTGGAGCCCGGCCAGCGGCTGGTGGAGGACCGCCTGGCGGCGGAACTGGGCATCAGTCGCACCCCCCTGCGCGAGGCCCTGCACCGGCTGGAGCAGGAGGGCCTGTTGCAGAAGCGTTCCGCCGGTGGCTACGTGTTGCGCCCCTTCGATGCCGAAGAGGTGGAAGAGGCGGTGCAGGTGCGCGCCCTGCTGGAATCCCGCGTGGCCGCGCTGGCCGCGCGCCGCGCCACTCCGGACCAGATGGAGGCCCTGCGCGCCAACCTGGCGGCCTTTCGCCAGGCGGCGGCCACGGGCGACGTGGCCCGGCTGGCCGAATTGAATACCGCATTCCACCTGCTGCTGCGGGCGGCGGGCGGTTCCCTGCTGCTGGCCCGCCTGCTGGACGAGATCGAAGGGGTGGTGGAGCGCATCATCCGGGCGCTGGTGCCCCTGCGAGAGGCCGGGGAATGGTCGGACCACGACCACGCCCGCATCGTGGCCGCCGTGGTGGCGGGCGATGCCGATGCTGCCGCAGAGGCCATGCGCGCCCATGTGCTGCACGGGGGCGAGGCGGTGCTGGACACCCTGCGCCAGCCAGATGGTGGGCCGGATGGCGTAAAAGACGGCAGGCCCGATGGTGCGGCGGATGCCACTCCGGGCAACGCGCCCGCGCGGCGTCCGTCCGGCAAGGCCGCATCGAAACGGTCATGA
- a CDS encoding ABC transporter ATP-binding protein, whose product MLELRDVSFSYGGAKVLFDVSLAVGAGEAVCLLGMNGAGKTTLLSLISGLARPASGSILLDDAPLPSRPAGIVAAGVVQVPEGRRVFAQLSVRENLEMGAYLRLKKGGRAERAAVADDLARMLDLFPVLGERIGQPAGNLSGGEQQMLAMGRALMARPRLLLLDEPSLGLAPKVTAAIFRVVRDLPSMGCSVLLVEQNALGALAICNRGYIITSGQIRFSGISADILSDELLREAFLGPVNGDDGGEAGATSGTAPGVAKDMQDGMRDDPRRGSATQEGN is encoded by the coding sequence ATGCTTGAGCTGCGCGACGTGTCCTTTTCCTACGGCGGCGCGAAGGTGCTGTTCGACGTGTCCCTTGCGGTGGGCGCGGGCGAGGCAGTGTGCCTGCTGGGCATGAACGGCGCGGGCAAGACCACGCTGCTGTCGCTCATCAGCGGCCTTGCGCGCCCGGCGTCCGGGTCCATCCTGCTGGACGACGCGCCGCTGCCGTCGCGTCCGGCGGGCATCGTGGCCGCAGGGGTGGTGCAGGTGCCCGAAGGGCGGCGGGTGTTCGCCCAGCTTTCGGTGCGCGAGAATCTGGAGATGGGCGCGTACCTGCGCCTGAAGAAGGGGGGCCGCGCAGAACGCGCCGCCGTGGCCGACGACCTTGCCCGCATGCTGGACCTGTTTCCGGTGCTGGGCGAACGCATCGGCCAACCGGCGGGCAACCTTTCCGGCGGCGAACAGCAAATGCTGGCCATGGGCCGCGCCCTGATGGCCCGCCCCCGCCTGTTGTTGCTGGACGAACCCAGCCTGGGCCTTGCGCCCAAGGTGACGGCGGCCATCTTCCGGGTGGTGCGCGACCTTCCCTCCATGGGCTGCTCGGTGCTGCTGGTGGAACAGAACGCGCTGGGCGCGCTGGCCATCTGCAACCGGGGGTACATCATCACCAGCGGGCAGATCCGGTTTTCCGGCATTTCCGCCGACATACTTTCCGACGAGTTGCTGCGCGAGGCGTTCCTTGGACCCGTCAATGGAGACGACGGGGGCGAGGCCGGGGCAACGTCCGGGACGGCACCCGGGGTGGCAAAAGACATGCAGGACGGCATGCGGGACGACCCACGGCGCGGCAGCGCCACGCAGGAGGGCAACTGA
- a CDS encoding ABC transporter ATP-binding protein — MTLLAVRDLSVAFGGIRALDAASFTAQAGAITALIGPNGAGKTTLVNCVTGMVRPDSGNVTLDGRDITGMAAHRLPGLGLARTFQHLRVFGSMSLLENVMVGLHGHVRTGMLSSMLRLPGVRRTERAMRDAAMQALDFTGLSGRADEAAGLLPYGDQKRLVLARALVGNPRMILLDEPVAGLNPAETHEMGGLILALRERGVAVLLIEHDMSLVMRVSDAVVVLCSGAKIAEGAPGEVKRNPEVVNAYLGGGEEFGLHA, encoded by the coding sequence ATGACCCTGCTCGCGGTACGCGACCTTTCCGTGGCCTTCGGCGGTATCCGCGCGCTGGACGCGGCCAGCTTCACGGCGCAGGCCGGGGCCATCACCGCGCTCATCGGTCCCAACGGCGCGGGCAAGACCACCCTGGTCAACTGCGTTACCGGCATGGTGCGGCCCGACTCCGGCAACGTGACCCTTGACGGGCGGGACATCACCGGCATGGCGGCCCACCGCCTGCCGGGCCTGGGCCTTGCCCGCACCTTCCAGCACCTGCGGGTGTTCGGTTCCATGAGCCTGCTGGAAAACGTCATGGTGGGGCTGCACGGCCACGTGCGTACCGGCATGCTTTCCAGCATGCTGCGCCTGCCCGGCGTGCGCCGCACCGAACGGGCCATGCGCGACGCGGCCATGCAGGCACTGGATTTCACCGGGCTGTCCGGCAGGGCCGACGAGGCCGCCGGGCTTTTGCCCTACGGCGACCAGAAGCGTCTGGTGCTGGCCCGCGCCCTGGTGGGCAACCCGCGCATGATCCTGCTGGACGAGCCGGTGGCGGGGCTGAACCCGGCGGAAACCCACGAGATGGGCGGGCTGATTCTGGCCCTGCGTGAACGCGGGGTGGCCGTGCTGCTCATCGAGCACGACATGTCGCTGGTCATGCGCGTGAGCGACGCCGTGGTGGTGCTGTGCTCCGGCGCCAAGATCGCCGAGGGCGCCCCCGGCGAGGTGAAACGCAACCCCGAAGTGGTCAACGCCTACCTTGGCGGGGGCGAGGAGTTCGGCCTGCATGCTTGA
- a CDS encoding branched-chain amino acid ABC transporter permease encodes MTAPVSAPSSVPSSGSAPVTGRHPLFTAPARRFMRGWLALAVAVALLPLALRSGYQFTVLNVVAVNLIVVTGLNLLMGYAGQISYGHAAFFGMGAYGSAILSSTYGVGPWLAMGVSACGVAMAAAVVGVPTLRLKGNYLVMATLGFNLIVDVILVQWSDVTGGSSGFVGVPPLAVAGLSFDTDRSFYWLAWGVALLLLIPARNLVHSPVGRALRAIHDSEPGAEACGVPTASYKVQVFVLSAVFASLAGSLHAHYLGIVAPKTFDIFKSVEFVTMCLIGGMGSLWGGLAGALLLTVLPQMLGVFEEHHDLIFGAILLFMLIFMPRGVSPWLRDVLQKGRRNGTPPGVGGSGEARP; translated from the coding sequence ATGACCGCTCCCGTCTCCGCTCCCTCTTCCGTCCCTTCTTCGGGGTCCGCACCCGTGACGGGCCGCCATCCGCTGTTCACCGCGCCCGCCCGCCGTTTCATGCGGGGCTGGCTGGCCCTTGCCGTGGCCGTGGCCCTGCTGCCGCTGGCCCTGCGTTCCGGCTATCAGTTCACCGTGCTCAACGTGGTGGCGGTGAACCTTATCGTGGTTACCGGGCTGAACCTGCTGATGGGCTACGCCGGGCAGATCAGCTACGGCCACGCCGCGTTCTTCGGCATGGGGGCCTACGGCAGCGCCATTCTTTCCTCTACCTACGGGGTGGGCCCGTGGCTGGCCATGGGCGTTTCCGCCTGCGGGGTGGCCATGGCCGCCGCCGTGGTTGGGGTGCCCACGCTGCGGCTGAAGGGCAACTATCTGGTCATGGCCACGCTGGGCTTCAACCTCATCGTGGACGTGATTCTGGTGCAGTGGAGCGACGTCACCGGGGGTTCCAGCGGCTTCGTGGGCGTGCCGCCGCTGGCCGTGGCGGGCCTTTCGTTCGACACCGACCGTTCGTTCTACTGGCTGGCCTGGGGCGTGGCGCTGCTGCTGCTCATCCCCGCGCGCAACCTTGTGCATTCGCCTGTGGGCCGCGCCCTGCGGGCCATCCACGACTCCGAGCCGGGGGCGGAAGCCTGCGGCGTGCCCACGGCCAGCTACAAGGTGCAGGTGTTCGTGCTGTCCGCGGTGTTCGCCTCGCTGGCCGGGTCGCTGCATGCGCATTATCTGGGCATCGTGGCGCCCAAGACCTTCGACATCTTCAAGTCTGTGGAGTTCGTGACCATGTGCCTCATCGGCGGCATGGGTTCGCTGTGGGGCGGGCTGGCGGGTGCGCTGCTGCTGACCGTGCTGCCTCAGATGCTGGGCGTGTTCGAGGAACACCACGACCTGATCTTTGGCGCGATCCTGCTGTTCATGCTCATCTTCATGCCGCGCGGGGTGTCGCCCTGGCTGCGCGATGTGTTGCAGAAGGGCAGGAGGAACGGCACGCCGCCCGGTGTCGGCGGAAGCGGGGAGGCCCGGCCATGA